In one Acidimicrobiia bacterium genomic region, the following are encoded:
- the pyrH gene encoding UMP kinase produces the protein MAQSRFGRVVLKLSGEAFADESVGFGIDAAVVQRIAEEVAAARTDLGVEIAIVVGGGNIFRGMSGATRGMDRARADYMGMLATVINALALQDALEAVDQPTRVQTAITMAQVAEPYIPLRALRHLEKGRVVVFAAGTGNPYFTTDTTAALRAAEIGAEAILKGTHSGVDGVYSADPRLDPDAVKLAQVSHFEVLNRGLKVMDSTAITFCMDNELPIIVFDVTAPGNIHRALVGEPIGTLVSSREAS, from the coding sequence GTGGCCCAGAGCCGGTTCGGACGCGTGGTGCTGAAGCTCTCCGGTGAGGCGTTCGCCGACGAGTCCGTCGGCTTCGGGATCGACGCCGCGGTCGTCCAGCGGATCGCGGAGGAGGTTGCCGCCGCACGCACCGACCTCGGCGTCGAGATCGCGATCGTCGTCGGCGGCGGGAACATCTTCCGCGGGATGAGTGGCGCGACGCGCGGCATGGACCGTGCCCGCGCCGACTACATGGGGATGCTGGCGACGGTGATCAACGCGCTCGCGCTGCAGGACGCGCTCGAGGCGGTCGATCAGCCGACACGAGTCCAGACCGCGATCACGATGGCCCAGGTCGCCGAGCCCTACATCCCGCTGCGCGCGCTCCGGCACCTCGAGAAGGGGCGCGTCGTCGTGTTCGCGGCGGGGACCGGCAACCCGTACTTCACGACCGACACGACCGCCGCGCTGCGTGCCGCGGAGATCGGCGCGGAGGCCATCCTGAAGGGGACGCACTCGGGCGTCGACGGCGTCTACAGCGCCGATCCCCGCCTCGATCCCGACGCCGTCAAGCTCGCGCAGGTGAGCCACTTCGAGGTCCTCAACCGCGGCCTCAAGGTGATGGACTCGACCGCGATCACGTTCTGCATGGACAACGAGCTGCCGATCATCGTCTTCGACGTCACCGCGCCCGGCAACATCCACCGCGCGCTCGTCGGCGAGCCGATCGGTACGCTCGTCAGCTCGAGGGAGGCGTCGTGA